Proteins from a genomic interval of Lycium ferocissimum isolate CSIRO_LF1 chromosome 2, AGI_CSIRO_Lferr_CH_V1, whole genome shotgun sequence:
- the LOC132046367 gene encoding putative disease resistance RPP13-like protein 1, giving the protein MDWDKDFRSGFASVSLSILLANFTSLAVREIGKVIGVNKELRKLERTLYKIQAMIDVIELGYPTTLNKPWDIWLDEANRLTYNVEDLFEELIIDLGIGRGEKIVGQELLTQFKLTTPNVISALVTELQELVTEMAKFFMVDLVKLQVPNLVVRKRCCHGYSSSVDEGLMIGRVNQKREVLKMLSLNGVSVICITGMAGTGKTAFAQLLFNTKEVVDTFKLRIWVSVSLEFDVVRVTRSVIESVSKKSCKLMELELLQSTLKELLLIKELEKRKILVVLDDFWSEEHEDWEKFYAPFKGSNNSKVIITTRSSKVSLVVGAEAFHLPTLSDEDCWEIMRQRPFLNHQLHNWEEVGFQIAKKCKGLALVAKVLGELIHCIPDEEWDSILKSKLGDLPQYQKTVVPVFLRSYYSLPPHLKKCFAYCSLFPPGHEFEMNTLVLLWMAEGLIQPISERRQEDIGREYFNDLLCRSFFNIPNEDPHVEKKIYKMHELTLHMAQLISSSICYRVEDPSSYSVLENVRHLSLCYGDAQSMELQRFPKCEKVRTLMWLCAGDIGKQVSFLLERFTILRVLDLKSGGITVLPHEVGFLRYLRYLNVSNNSICCLPQSITELSRLQTLVLKNCPLLTSLPENFSNLTSLRHLEFDIKEQLECMPIRFGNLVNLQSVDAFIVESGDGHTIQELKDMTCLQGSICITKLENVRDKEAADSAFLNLKTRINKLELEWRIPGDGNVHLEVLTGLQAHRDLKELIITLYCGYSFPSWISESDMLRVVHLRRCLVCNTLPSLGKLKFLECLILDSMPSLRVVDHGFIGIDGSVGFQSLKSLSFVDMPQLTRWVCLGCLHMPKLCDLKFDKCPELLDIPSLSQCSSLKNIEVSGCEIIGTLPDLPGNLVSIESLIISSSPALTQRYQVDGPDWWKVKIIPTVQIDGVKMPTVPQQD; this is encoded by the coding sequence ATGGACTGGGATAAAGACTTTCGATCCGGGTTTGCTTCGGTATCTCTCTCAATATTACTAGCTAACTTCACATCTCTTGCCGTGAGAGAGATAGGCAAAGTTATCGGGGTTAATAAAGAGCTTCGAAAGTTAGAACGTACGCTGTACAAAATCCAGGCAATGATCGACGTTATTGAACTTGGTTATCCTACAACATTGAACAAACCATGGGATATTTGGCTAGACGAAGCCAACAGACTTACATATAACGTAGAAGATTTATTTGAAGAGCTCATAATAGACTTAGGTATTGGTAGAGGAGAGAAAATAGTAGGTCAAGAGCTGCTGACTCAGTTTAAGCTTACGACGCCAAATGTAATTAGCGCTCTGGTCACAGAATTACAAGAACTTGTCACAGAGATGGCTAAGTTTTTCATGGTTGACTTGGTGAAACTACAAGTACCTAATCTGGTCGTAAGGAAGCGATGTTGTCATGGTTATTCCAGTTCTGTAGATGAAGGACTCATGATTGGGAGAGTAAACCAAAAGAGGGAAGTCCTAAAAATGCTGTCTCTGAATGGTGTATCTGTCATTTGCATAACAGGTATGGCTGGCACTGGTAAAACAGCATTTGCTCAACTACTTTTCAATACCAAAGAAGTGGTGGATACATTCAAATTAAGGATATGGGTTTCTGTATCCCTAGAATTCGATGTGGTCAGAGTGACAAGATCGGTAATTGAGTCTGTCTCAAAAAAAAGCTGCAAGTTGATGGAACTGGAATTGCTGCAGTCCACACTAAAAGAGTTACTTTTGATAAAAGAacttgagaaaagaaaaattttagtGGTATTAGATGATTTTTGGAGTGAAGAGCATGAAGATTGGGAAAAGTTTTATGCTCCTTTTAAGGGGTCTAATAATAGCAAAGTTATAATCACAACCCGGAGTTCAAAAGTTTCATTAGTTGTTGGTGCAGAAGCATTTCATCTCCCAACTCTTTCTGATGAAGATTGCTGGGAAATAATGAGACAAAGACCATTTCTCAACCACCAATTGCACAATTGGGAAGAAGTGGGTTTTCAGATAGCAAAAAAGTGCAAAGGATTAGCTTTGGTGGCCAAGGTGCTTGGAGAGTTAATTCACTGTATACCTGATGAGGAGTGGGACTCAATACTAAAAAGTAAGTTGGGGGACTTGCCACAATATCAAAAAACTGTAGTCCCTGTTTTCTTGCGTAGCTATTATTCTCTCCCACCACacttaaaaaaatgttttgccTATTGTTCGCTGTTTCCCCCCGGTCATGAATTCGAAATGAATACATTGGTTCTGTTGTGGATGGCTGAAGGGCTGATTCAACCAATAAGTGAAAGAAGGCAAGAAGACATTGGGAGAGAGTACTTCAATGATCTATTATGTAGGTCTTTTTTCAACATTCCAAATGAAGACCCTCATGTTGAGAAAAAGATATATAAGATGCATGAGCTTACTCTCCACATGGCACAACTAATTTCTTCGAGTATATGTTATCGTGTGGAAGATCCAAGTTCTTATTCTGTACTTGAAAATGTTCGGCACTTGTCCTTGTGTTATGGCGATGCTCAATCCATGGAGCTACAGAGGTTCCCCAAATGTGAGAAAGTAAGGACATTGATGTGGCTATGTGCTGGTGATATTGGTAAGCAAGTCTCATTTTTACTGGAAAGATTTACAATATTAAGAGTCTTGGATTTGAAATCGGGGGGGATCACCGTATTACCACATGAGGTTGGCTTCTTAAGGTATCTTAGATATCTTAATGTCTCTAACAATAGCATCTGTTGTCTACCACAATCAATAACTGAGTTGTCTCGCTTACAAACATTAGTCCTAAAAAACTGCCCATTGCTTACTTCTTTGCCAGAAAACTTCAGTAACCTGACCAGTCTACGACATCTGGAGTTTGATATAAAAGAACAGCTTGAGTGCATGCCGATAAGATTCGGAAATTTAGTGAATCTTCAATCGGTGGATGCTTTTATTGTTGAAAGCGGTGACGGGCACACCATTCAAGAGCTGAAGGACATGACATGCCTTCAAGGGTCAATTTGTATTACAAAACTTGAAAACGTAAGGGATAAAGAGGCAGCTGATAGTGCTTTCTTAAACCTGAAGACGCGGATAAATAAACTTGAGTTGGAATGGAGAATTCCTGGGGATGGCAATGTTCATCTGGAAGTGCTAACGGGTCTTCAGGCTCATAGAGATTTGAAGGAGCTGATAATTACTTTATATTGTGGTTACAGCTTCCCTTCCTGGATTTCTGAGAGTGACATGCTTAGGGTTGTACACTTGAGAAGGTGTCTGGTCTGCAACACTCTCCCATCTTTGGGGAAACTTAAATTCCTTGAGTGTCTTATTTTGGATAGCATGCCTTCATTGAGAGTAGTCGACCATGGTTTCATCGGAATTGACGGTTCGGTAGGTTTTCAGTCACTCAAGTCACTAAGTTTTGTTGATATGCCTCAATTGACTAGATGGGTGTGTTTGGGATGTCTTCACATGCCAAAACTTTGTGACCTGAAGTTTGATAAATGCCCGGAGCTACTGGATATACCTTCACTGTCCCAATGCAGTTCTCTCAAGAACATAGAAGTTTCAGGATGTGAAATAATTGGAACTTTGCCAGATTTGCCAGGGAATCTGGTTTCTATTGAAAGTCTAATCATCTCTAGTAGTCCAGCTTTGACACAGCGATACCAGGTAGATGGTCCAGACTGGTGGAAGGTGAAAATAATACCCACAGTACAGATTGATGGAGTGAAAATGCCCACAGTGCCACAGCAAGACTAA
- the LOC132047811 gene encoding uncharacterized protein LOC132047811 codes for MAASSCHIRSISFPSRPHNERVEEILNKLNAVEVSAASTAETICRSLLVLEDLSKCVDDLLNLPHLSQHGKWFEDLLEKSIRILDFCGTIRELVSQCKENVRDVESSVRRRKQDSNAEANIVRFASFSKKMRKDAKRLVFSLKQMNEESERLVFQDTDPETEFAIEAMRKANTTCTLIFQMLLFFLCVHS; via the coding sequence ATGGCTGCTTCTTCTTGCCACATTAGGTCAATTAGTTTTCCCAGCAGACCACACAATGAAAGAGTGGAAGAGATTCTCAACAAGCTCAATGCAGTGGAAGTATCTGCTGCATCAACAGCAGAGACTATCTGCCGTAGTTTACTTGTTTTGGAAGACCTATCCAAATGTGTTGATGATCTTCTTAACTTGCCTCACCTCTCCCAACATGGAAAATGGTTTGAAGATTTATTAGAAAAATCCATAAGAATTCTTGATTTTTGTGGCACGATAAGGGAATTAGTATCACAATGTAAGGAAAATGTAAGAGATGTAGAATCCTCTGTCAGAAGGAGAAAGCAAGATTCAAACGCAGAAGCCAACATAGTCAGATTCGCCTCTTTTAGCAAAAAGATGAGGAAGGACGCCAAAAGATTAGTCTTCTCCTTAAAGCAAATGAATGAGGAGTCTGAGAGATTAGTGTTCCAAGATACAGATCCGGAAACAGAATTTGCGATTGAAGCAATGAGAAAGGCCAATACAACATGCACTCTGATTTTCCAAAtgctcttgtttttcttgtgtgTGCACTCTTGA
- the LOC132047814 gene encoding uncharacterized protein LOC132047814: MATLSSKPNHVRSISLPGRSHPTTQRVEEELNKLKSLEVSVAPADQHVRNNVGLLDLCGTIRELVSQCKENIKRDAKRLVSALKQMDQETAVSVLLDADQDTVAVIRALKEANAVCISTFQMLLSFFCVPLLKPKPSKWSLLSRMVSKERIPPLVLEENMSLETRLESFEANLVSFEDGLEATFRCLIRSRSSLLNVFSC, encoded by the exons ATGGCTactctttcttcaaaacctaATCACGTTCGATCAATCAGTTTGCCTGGGAGATCACACCCAACCACGCAGAGAGTTGAAGAGGAACTAAACAAGCTCAAATCATTGGAAGTATCAGTTGCACCAGCAGATCAACATGTGAGGAACAACG TGGGGCTTCTTGATCTTTGTGGCACAATAAGGGAACTTGTCTCACAATGTAAAGAAAAT atcaaGAGGGACGCCAAAAGATTAGTCTCGGCTTTGAAGCAAATGGATCAAGAGACAGCAGTATCGGTCTTGCTAGATGCAGATCAAGATACAGTAGCTGTGATTAGAGCACTAAAAGAAGCTAATGCAGTATgcatttcaactttccaaatgcTCTTGTCCTTCTTCTGTGTGCCCCTTTTGAAGCCTAAGCCATCTAAATGGTCACTGCTTTCAAGAATGGTAAGCAAAGAAAGAATACCACCACTAGTCCTGGAAGAAAACATGAGCTTAGAAACCAGGCTCGAAAGCTTTGAGGCTAATCTTGTCAGCTTCGAAGATGGATTGGAAGCAACATTTAGATGCCTGATTAGATCTAGAAGCTCACTACTGAATGTTTTCTCCTGCTAA
- the LOC132047813 gene encoding uncharacterized protein LOC132047813, translating into MAARSSKPNHVRSISFPGRSHPTTQRVEEELNKLKSLEVPAAPKADTVYNGLLGLEKLYKCIDDLLNLTQTLSKNLDAKWVDDLLDKSVRLLDVCGDTRELVSQYKENVRDLQSSLRRRKGDSTTDDTVERFTSFGKKIKRDAKRLVLTLKQMDQETAVPVLLDADQDTIAAIRALREANTVCISTFQMLLSFLCVPSLKPKQSKWSLLSRLVHKDRIAPEVQEENTSLETRLENFEAYLDSFENALEATFRCLIRSRSSVLNVLSC; encoded by the coding sequence ATGGCTGCTCGTTCTTCAAAACCGAATCACGTTCGATCAATCAGTTTTCCTGGGAGATCACACCCTACCACACAGAGAGTAGAAGAGGAGCTCAACAAGCTCAAATCATTAGAAGTACCAGCTGCACCAAAAGCAGACACTGTGTACAATGGTCTACTCGGTTTGGAGAAATTATACAAGTGCATAGATGATCTTCTCAACTTGACACAAACCCTCTCCAAAAATCTAGATGCTAAATGGGTTGACGATTTATTGGACAAATCAGTGAGGCTTCTTGATGTTTGTGGCGATACAAGGGAACTTGTCTCACAATATAAAGAAAATGTAAGAGATCTTCAATCATCTCTCAGAAGGAGAAAAGGAGATTCAACTACAGATGACACCGTTGAAAGATTTACCTCTTTCGGCAAGAAGATCAAGAGGGATGCCAAAAGATTAGTGTTGACTTTGAAACAAATGGATCAAGAGACTGCGGTACCAGTCTTGCTAGATGCAGATCAAGATACAATAGCTGCAATTAGAGCACTAAGAGAAGCTAATACAGTATgcatttcaactttccaaatgcTCTTGTCCTTCCTGTGTGTGCCAAGTTTGAAGCCTAAACAATCAAAATGGTCATTGCTTTCAAGATTGGTACACAAAGATAGAATAGCACCTGAAGTCCAAGAAGAAAACACGAGCTTAGAAACCAGGCTGGAAAACTTCGAGGCTTACCTTGACAGCTTTGAAAATGCACTAGAAGCTACATTTAGGTGCTTGATTAGATCTAGAAGCTCGGTCCTCAATGTTCTTTCCTGCTAA